DNA from Peromyscus leucopus breed LL Stock chromosome 3, UCI_PerLeu_2.1, whole genome shotgun sequence:
TTCTAGGATGACACTTTCAGGTTGTCAGGCACTAAAGGGCCAACGTttagttgttttcattttaagaaacaccctgacaaaaacaGGTATGTTCTCAGGGGGAGGTATGAGTGACATGGTGTGATGACAAAGTATAGCTAACTTTTGTGTGGGGACAAGAAGGTTGTCGATTCCTGAGTAGCCCTGCTCCCATTTCCCCAAGAAGTGACTACCTCTCCTCCTACCTCGTCCCTGTTCTACAGAGAAGGGGTTCCATGAAAGCTCAGCTTTCCCACAGATACTGTCTGCAGCATGCCCATGCCCGACTCCCAGGACATAACTGCAGCATTTCCACTTCCCCAAATCTTCAAACTCATCTTCCCCGCACTGTCCACGGTCTGGAGCAGCCATCCCTCTCCATGACATGTGTCTAGCTTGTCCTTGGGAGATCTCTGGCCATGCCTTCCCAGAGGAAGGTTTCCCTAGCCCCTGAGACACAACCTGAATCTCCCTCTGTGTTCTCAAGCCTGTCTTCCTCTATTTTGATCCCTTGGCCACCCTATTTGTTACCGTTTACTTACTGCCTTCCGCTCAGGCTATCACACCATGGGACTAAGGCTTTTGTCCGATCAAGTCACTCTTGTATCCCCGCCCTCCAGGGCAGTTCTTGACACATAACAAGTTTTTGATGAATGATGCTGAAGATATATACAGTGGGTTAACGGGGAGACTAATGTTCCTAAGATTACTTATCAATACCACGGGCTCTAGAACCCCACATCCCCATGTGACCCAGTGCTCACCGATTCTTGCCAGGATCACAACTGAGAAGAGCAAGATGATAGAGATGTAAGAGTCAGGCTGCTCAGGGTCCTGCTGGCCATCAAACAAGACTGTACTATTGGTCCAGTGGATAGGAGAGCAGTCGGGGAAGATGGGttgatttagatttctttcaaagGTGTAAAAATGTGCCTGGTCATCTTTTAGCATCTCATGGTTTGAAGAATTCTTGCTTAATGGGAGGGAGAAGGTAGCCATATCAAAAGGACTTCCAGGAGCAAAGACAGAAAGCACACAGAGTGTTAGGCTACCTAAATGGAGCCAACTGGAAATGATCCCTGTGGTGACCAAGCCATAATGCTTCCGGAGCCGGGTAAAGAGAATTGTTCCCATGAGGCCAGACAGCTGAAAGGGCTGTGAGGATGCTGAGGAGGGAGCCTCCAATGCCCTGGGTGTAGGCATAGCCTGTGGTGATGCAGTCAATGCCCAGAACTGTCATGTAGAGGAAAGCCAAACCTAAGCCAGCCAGGAAGACAGTTTGTCGGCAGTACATTTCCCATCCCTCCAGGCATGTGTGGAGCAGCCTGCGGGTGTCCTGCAGGCAGTGAAGAAGCCCTTTGGTTGTGGCTGCTTGTTCTTCAAGGCTAAAATTGTGGTCCTTTGGTTTTTCCAGAGTTCTGGATGTGTTGATGGATCTGTTCATGGTTTCCAAAAACTCCGTTTcacctaaaataaaattcagacaaGCTTAAACTCAATACACAACAATCTCCCTTAGTTGTCCATCCCAGACTCCTCTGCTTCCACGTTGGACAGTTCCTATGCATACCCCCAGCTTCCCTTCCTCAGGCACCTGGGACTTGCTGCAGGTGCTGGAATATGAGTGGTATTCTATAAGTTCTCTAGAGAACAAATCTCACCAAGGAGTGACAGAAGTTGCTGGACCAACACTCCCATCTTCTTGGCCTTTAGTGGGACGATCCTGAGGTACACCCTACACAGCATCTCTGTGTGAGCTTTTCTCCCTGCCCTTTCCTGTCTCACTTCCCTTCACTCTCCTGGATCACATTCTAAACAGAGTACTTTTCACCCTGGAGTCTTGTCTCAAGACGTGCTCAGGAGAGAACGAAGCTAAGACACAGAGGGCAGGCATGGGAAGTGAAGGGCTGCTTCAGGGAGTGGAAGACAGACTGTCACATGCTGGAAATGTGGGGATGAGCTCCTGGAAGTTGTTGTGGGTGCTTACTTGGTTACTCTTTCTAAAGTGGTAGATACTTGAGGAGGTAGATCAGAAATACACAACTATTTTAGAAGTATTCAGCACAATGAAGTCAAGTCCTATAGAGGTCTAGAGGAGTCACGTAGGGCTctgaaggaaggagagggctgggggaACAAATAACAGGACAAGAGGTGGGAGCTTTCCATCATACAAGAGAACTTACTGCCAGCTAACTAGAAACAAAGGTGAtaacaaaccaacaacaatggAAATACAGTCAACACTGACTTCAGTCTTACTGTGTGGGAGGGGATAAAACTAGGCTTTGCATAGACAACCCTACTTAATCCTCACAGTGTTCTGGTGAAATTAGTTCTGGTAATTGTTCTTACttttcagagaggcagagaatatGAAATGAAGTAACCTTGAAGGCTCAGACAGGCATCtcagaggagatgggaaggacaCACCCCATCTATTGATCTACCACTTATGTAtttacccacccatccattcatcatctAAATATCACCTCTATATATTTACCTCTCCAAATGCATGCATTTCATTCATGAATCTGATTTAGTGGTCTTTATCTAAAAACTAACTTGAGAAAAATGAGTGCTAATCATAAACCTGTAAGAGAACTGAGTCAACCAGGCAGATGGGTGACTTTGTCGTAGGTGAAGATGGCTCTTACTTGAGGAGAGTGAGGTCGTATCTACTGACATGCCTCTGCTCCTGTTCATCCCCACATACTTagaaatttctaattttaaacaaACACTGCAGGAATACACTCTATTATCTTGATCAAAGGGTAGCCCATACTCCTTGACACATTTGTATCTCTTAAGTTTAGGAGCGTTGGGAAAGGTGTTCATCAGCAAGACGGAAAGGAGTTATTTGTCTCCCAAGATGCTGGGGCAGACTGTGCAGGTTGTATCCTGCATTCCCACGGGGGTGCTACTTACACTGGACCTTCTCTCAGTGGAGTCCCTGAAGTTAAACACAATCCAGTAACTGTACAAAGtaaccctgcccctgccccaccaATGTGGCCAAGTCATATGAACTTCATGACCTCTCGTTTATTACTGTTCTTAGGTACAACTGCAAACAAAATATTAAGACTGTGGTTAGACACATGgtctggaaagaagaaatgaaacactAACAAGAGCTCCCTCTGAGTTCGCCTTACGTTGGATGTGCAcagcttcctgctgcctctctagGAAGCAGCCCGCTGTGTGCCGCTGGGGTTTCACAGCCAACTGGGGAACTAGTTGATAAACCCTGGACAGAAATAGAAACTCTACAAGAAGTGAAACCAAGTTCCATCCAAGAATgaaaccacaaccaatcacaTGAGATGCCCACGTCATCACCTGGCCCACGGACAGGGGTGCGAATATACTGATGACCTGGTCCAGCCGCCGCACTGCTGGGAGTGCGCATTCATCCCtgcaagggagaggaggagacactgagACTCGGCGGATGgatgcctccttcctcctgctgaaCTTGACACCACATGTTCCCTGGGCTTGACAGCCAACCCAGAGTCAATGACGGCAGGTTTTCTGCAGATTAGCGATGGCCTTTTCAACCTGGAAAACAACTGCAAGACCAGCTGTAGTGGAATGTGAACAGATTAGTAAAATGACCAGGCTACCCATGGTCTTGACTATGCTAATCATAGTAATGGCCACTAATTAATAACCAGCACagtggtgggggaagggaggtaaTGGGAGGGTAGAGGAGGACGGCTTGAATTCTTACATTGTGCCCGGCATACAATCTCAAACCTTATACCTGCACTCATCTCTGTGAGTCCTCACAGTTCTAAGAAGGCAATGGTACTTCCATTTTACAAGTTATGAAACTGAGGCATGCAGAGGGGAAATTCTTTTCTCGAGTTTGCAGAGAAAGAACATTGACTCCAAAGCTCATGGATTCtaccaccactgaagaaaatattcaCAAGTTCATCTTCAAACTTGTAATAGACTTGAGTCCAAGTCTGCTTTACCTTGAAGTCTTTTAAAATGAATGCACAGAGAACAGGAAAGTTTTCCTGACACCAAGACAGAGGACGCACTGAACTATCACCTGGCCTTTATTCACACAGCTCTTATTCTGGGTGATGTTACAGAAGCCACAGTACATCCAAGTGAGTgcagtttaaaagaaaacatgatgatAAGGGCTTTGACTCTTCAAGGAGTGTATTTTAGACTCCTTAATAGTGCCCTTTATCTTGGCCATCAACACTCAGGCACTACAACTGCTCAAGTATAGGGTATTGTGAGATCTTCAGCTCTAAGTGGGCAATTAGAACACGCTGCAATGAGAGCTGTGCAAGCTTTGTAAATGGGAGGAAAAGACAAGATGTCAGGCCGCTCCTTCCCACTACTTTACTAGAAAACGAATTCCGGCTTCTGCTATCAGCAGTAATCAATGTTCCCACTTGGGAtaatttgggggtggggcagaaggtTATTACTGATGTGAATTTAGAAATCTTTTCATTCACTTACTGTCTAGGTCTAAAATGGCTCCAGAGCATCTGTAAATGAGAAGCTGCCCTCCCGACCCACCATCTGCCTGTGCGTAAGGTGAGAACAGTGATGGTCATTTCTTGGGTGTTCCTTCTGTGCAGATTTGTGCTAAGCACTTACAAAATCCTGATTTCATGaactccttccttccccaaagtGAGCTCAGAGAGAATGAAGGTGTATGtggacatgcatgcatgtaagtgtgtgtgtgtgtgtgtgtgtgtgtgtgtgtgtgtgtgtgtgtgtgtgtgtgtgtgtgtgtttgccccaTGCTGCAGATGAGGAAAGTCgagttcagagaggttaagtaacttgcccCAGGACACGCAGCTGGTAAGAGAGATAGCGGGTTTCAGCTGAAGTCAATCCCAGCTCTGGTTGGTTCCAAATTCCTGTCTTCTATAGGCTATGATATGGCCTCTCCTGGAGCCCTGAATGGCTCACCACTCTACTTCTCTGCCCATTGGAGGGCTGGTGAGGGTGGCACTGCTCACCAGCCAGCTGGCCTCTGCTGTCCCCCGTGAGGCTCACAATCCAGTCCCTCTGAATGGTGATAGTAAGTGCAGTGCCAGCCAGGTTTGCCACGGCCGCTAGGGTAATCACCACAGCATACCAGACCACCTaccagaggagggaagaagaggccaGGAATAGACCTTCCGGCCCAGGGTGGAACACGGTCATTTGTCTGACAGCCAGAGGAGCATAGAAATGAACCCTTTGAGAGGAAATGAAACCTTTGAGAGGAAAAGGCTCTGTGTTAAGTCTAAGCCAAGTGCACGTTCTTCCTCTCTCCCGTCAGCACCAGATGCGATGCTAATTTGTACCTTGCAGACAGACGCTGCGGCTCTACTGCCACGCTCGCTCGCTGTGGGGTTTGGGCTCCAACTCAGAAACCAGGGGCCACAAGGGCACTGGTGAAGGGGCACAGTGGGGCAGCTCGGCAGAGAGCGCCTCCCAACAGACACTTGGGGGTGTTGATGACATGCACTCTCGTGAGGCAGGTGTCAGAGGGGAGACACAGCGAGCCAGCCATGCCGGAGTCGCTCCATCTCCCTCCTGTAGGAGAACACCAGCATCAGGACCACACAGCAGGCAGCGACGGAAGCATTCTGAATGAAGAGCGAGGCGTGAGCGACTGCAAACGGAAACGCACAGGGCCGGCCATTTACTGGTGGTTTTAAGAGGCCGATCACGGCTACCTAGTCACCACGCAATGCAGAGCCATTGTGTCTGACCTCGTGCTCGTGCCCACCAGGCTCATTATTTCCATCAGCGGCTCCAGGCTTAGGTAGGACTCAAAAGGCAGGCTCCGCGATCGATCGCCAAAGCCTTTGCAACACAATCTGGAAAAACCAGAGCTGAACTTTGCAAGTGAAGGAAGGGACATGCTGGGCAAGAAAGACgatccaaacaaaaacaaaacaaaacgcacAAACAACAGTCAAAggcaaaaccaaccaaacaagacaacaaacacaaaaccaagttCCAGCTGATTTAAATAACTCCAAATTCTATGGCTACCTCGGACTTGCCTGGATTTAATCTCTAATGGAGGCTTATCAATTGGGCCTAAGGAGTAATGCTCGGGTCTTAAAGCAATTGACTTTTCTATGATCTGTCTCTCCAAATCTGCTGGgtgtgataaaaaaaaacagcagaaaaaaaaaaaaaaactgcacagtTTAGCAAGGCCTAGGTTTTTACTGGACAAGGGAGATTTTATGAACATACTATCACTAAACATTAAAGGAGATCTCAATTTGAGCAAATAAGTCTCCTGATGCTGAGGCTAGGTATCTGGTACAGGGGAGATCTTTTACACATAGCAACTGTCTTGACTGAAAATAAACATATGTATTGACTGCATAGGTTAACACTAGAATATTAAGAGAAAACATGCTTTCCAGTAATTCAGTCCTAAGAACTTGTACTTGGTAAGAACTAAAACCCTAAGTCTGGTGGTGGTGACAGGTAGTCAGAAGGTCTCTCCAGTCCCGCAGCTGTTCGGACCCATGTAAACACGCAGAGGCTTACATTACTGacaaactgtatggtctgtggcaggtctcttgctagctagctcttgtatcttaaCTTAATCTGTGTGTTGCCccgtgttccatggcttactggtctgctggcatgttgttccgtggacagcaggctggcatctcttctgcctctgcctttcttcttcctgtctctctcttggatttcctgcctggctataacctgactcgccgtaggccagagcagcttctttattaaccaatcacagcaacacattcacagcatacagaaagacatcccacagcagtggcacatgcctttaatcccagcactagggaggcagaggcaggtggatctctggtctacagagcaggtttcaggacagtcagggctacacggagaaatctTGTCTAggaaaacgaaacaaaacaaaacaaacaagcaagcaaataaacacacatatatatatatgtatatatgtgtatatatacacacatacacacacatatatataccccCGTTTAAGGACTCAGGTATGTATGTGAcggagtgcttgcccagcatgtgtgatgCTCTGAGCCTGATACATAGCACTGCACAATAATCACCCACTAAATCACACCGATGTGTTTAAAATGGAGACACTGAGATGTGACCCAAAGCTGAACAACTCTTCCCATGGAGTTTTTCAGTTAAGCCCCATTGCTGTTCAGCACAGTTTGGTGATTGTATTTCATGATGTAAAGTCCTGAAGCTGGTGAGGTCATAACCTGTCACAATGTCACCTGCATCCCAAAGAAAAGTATTACCTTTATTTCTTGGTTTCCTGTCGATCCAGTCACCAATTAAAACCCCAAATATTAACACAGAGCCGGCCACCCCTAAGCCAAACACTGCAGTAAGGAGAAGATTGTGTCCATAGGGCTCTATCAGGAACACAGACTTAGCAAAGTGCCACATTCCATCTCCCTGCAAGACAGAAAAGGCAAAGCTTTAATCACTGAGAACGGTGGAGGAAAAGTAACTCCAGGAAGATAAGGTTGGGCACATCAACCTTAAAAACAGAATAGCAAAAGCATACTTTGATGGAGAGCAACTATCTTTATTTATGCACTGTATTTATGaccttaaaaattttttaaatcaaaagaataaaagaacaaataagctAATGAGACAATATCAAACACTTAGAAGAACAGGATGTCACCACCACCAGGACACCCTGAGAACATCTGTGGGTCAAAAGCAACAGGTGAACCAGCCCTGGAGGCCTGTTTGCTTCAGAATATCAGCCGCAAGAAGCACTTGGAAGCACACCCTCAGGGCAAGGCAGGTGAAGGAAAAGCAAGGCAATCCTTATGCGGGCTCTCAGTCCAGCTGTCCCTTATCTGCAGGGTCCAGGAGATCTCTCCTTAGACCTGAATTAATCAGTGCTCACCAGCATTATCATTCCCATCAGCAATTTCGGCCTGAGGTCAGGGACAAACAGCTAGCACCCTCCATGCATCTGAGAAGAGACAACTGTAGGCCTTTTGAAAATACCTTAGGCTccaaagtattcttttttttttttttaatttatattttatgtctagtgttctgcatgcatacctgcacaccagaagagggcatcagatctcattacggatggttgtgagccaccatgtgggtgccgggaattgaacttaggacctctggaggagcagccagtgctcttaacccctgagccatgtctccagcccccaaagcacTCTTGCAGTCATTTTTAAACAGACTGTCCAGCACGTGGTCAAAGACAGCCAGTCAGGGAAGGCAAGGGAAACACTGCAAACGAAATCCACAATGAGCAATAGCAGAGACAGGCCCACGGAGACCGCACAGAGCTGGGTAATCAGCCACAGGCTGTAAAATTGTGGttattctaccaaaagcaatgcCAACTCTGGCAATCTGAGCAGGGAGTCAGaaagcatttaaaacaaacaaacaaataaataaacaaaacttctAGAGCTGATCATAGAACAATAGAAGCTAAACTTAAAAGCTCAACTGTTAGCAGCTGGATACGGTGCTGCACACCTGCTGCAAATCCTAgctcttaggaggctgaggcaggaggatggaaggtAGTAGATTAGATAGAATTCAAGTCAGTTTAACTGTTAATATATCTGAAGAAGCAACTTAGAACGAAGCCCAGAAAGATAAAATGATAAGGAGATGAGAACACAGTAAGACCAGgtagaaagaaaacacagtacATCACAGACTTAAATAGAGCATTAGttactgttaggtctcaaacctgggacaaatggttGAGATacctattaacatatcaaagcagaccctGGCTGCCAGgtcctcccagcatccctcagtccctgccTGTTACAGGGTCCTCTTGGCAAAATACACACCCCTAGGAAGGTATGAACTCCcctgcccaggggctgggctgcccttcctttccccagctgctcttccctatataatccagccattatGGCAATGCAGCCCTTTTTACCCTTTACCCCCCTGGCCTCTTGAGCTCCTGGTCTCCTggctttcccctctcccctccccctctcagtCTCACAAGGCTTAGGGTTGCAAGTCCACTCTGGTCTCGCCCAGatgtccttgcctctgcctctgctttctctcatttctacaataaaccttctcctccaccacacctaggagcagtcatgttctctctctctcaatctctctctctctctctctctctctctctctctctctctcattcagttatctgaagaaccagcctgcctccattttaggcttaaaagccatcttatagcaAAGACAAACTAGATTtgttcctgtttatgattaaacctctgtttctcaaggactgggCTATGCCTCACCtataaccttaactacaaatggttctatACTACATGTT
Protein-coding regions in this window:
- the LOC114689787 gene encoding LOW QUALITY PROTEIN: solute carrier family 40 member 1-like (The sequence of the model RefSeq protein was modified relative to this genomic sequence to represent the inferred CDS: inserted 2 bases in 1 codon), whose product is MVQSCAWPEEEHSRQREQKAEEAKARKSFLKRGVIKGSSVVNDEGRVRNGTFRAIGRTWGFPLRATLIYLMSPRFLIYVSCVLSIWGDGMWHFAKSVFLIEPYGHNLLLTAVFGLGVAGSVLIFGVLIGDWIDRKPRNKVAHASLFIQNASVAACCVVLMLVFSYRREMERLRHGWLAVVWYAVVITLAAVANLAGTALTITIQRDWIVSLTGDSRGQLAVPQLAVKPQRHTAGCFLERQQEAVHIQPCLNFILGETEFLETMNRSINTSRTLEKPKDHNFSLEEQAATTKGLLHCLQDTRRLLHTCLEGWEMYCRQTVFLAGLGLAFLYMTVLGIDCITTGYAYTQGIGGSLLSILTALSAVXGLMGTILFTRLRKHYGLVTTGIISSWLHLGSLTLCVLSVFAPGSPFDMATFSLPLSKNSSNHEMLKDDQAHFYTFERNLNQPIFPDCSPIHWTNSTVLFDGQQDPEQPDSYISIILLFSVVILARIGLWSFDLTVTQLLQENIPEAERGAVNGVQSSLNYLMDLIHFVLVMLAPRPQHFGMLVFLSMLFVATGHVLYFFYARRSKTKEAHVIKTSGKGSWTPPM